One Anaerolineales bacterium genomic window, GGGACGCCTTCCCGCCGGGATCCGGCCACAGGATAGGCGCGCGAGGGGAGACAGCGGATGAGGCAGTCGGAGGCATGCCTGGTCCGGGGGGGGGTTGGCGCGGCACGGGACGCCGAGCCTCCCCACTCTCCCGGCAGCTCCCCAGCCCCTCGGATAGACGGACGGTGCCGATATCCCCGGTGGAAGGGAGCGCGCCGGGAGCAAGCCGAAATGTCGGCCGCCACGCCCCCGGCTGAGTCCTCCGGGGTTGCTGTCGGAGATCAAGCTTCGACGCTCGGCCTCGGCTGTGCGACCGGCCGCCCCTGTCGCACGCTCGCGCTCACCACGACCATGAAGTAAGCCAGGTAAGCCAGCGCCTCGCTCAGGGAAGGATTCCCGTTGTAGCCGAAGAGCGCCTTGGAGATCTGCCCCAGAGAGGAGTCTTCGTCGAATATGTGGTTGATGTCCCACACGGGGGCGATAACAGCGGGGATCACACCCGCTTCGTTGAATTCGTGCACCGAATGCCCCACCAGTCCGGCGGCGAAGAGCATCAACAGCACGCCGGTCACCTGGAAGAAGCGGTGCAGGTTCAGGCGCCGCGTGCTGGCATACAGAACATATCCCAGCACCCCGGCCGCAGCCAGGCCCAACACCGCGCCGGCCAGGACCTCTTTCGACGAAGTGGTCATCGCTGCCGCGGAAAGGAAGAGGGCGGTCTCGACGCCTTCACGCACCACTGCCGTGAAGGCGATCAGGAAGATCGCCCAGGACTGTTTGTGCAGAGCAGCGGATTGCACTTCGGCTTCGAGGCTTGTCTGCGTCTGGCGCCCCTGACGTTGCAGCCACAGGATCATCCACGTCAGAACGCCCGCCGCCACCAGCATGGTTACACCCTCGAAGACCTGCTCGGCTCGGCCTTCGAGCTTGGCACCAACTGCCTGCAACCC contains:
- a CDS encoding FTR1 family protein, coding for MLASLLLTLREGLEAALLVGITLGALRRLHQADQRRWVWFGVAAAVLLSLAAAAGLQAVGAKLEGRAEQVFEGVTMLVAAGVLTWMILWLQRQGRQTQTSLEAEVQSAALHKQSWAIFLIAFTAVVREGVETALFLSAAAMTTSSKEVLAGAVLGLAAAGVLGYVLYASTRRLNLHRFFQVTGVLLMLFAAGLVGHSVHEFNEAGVIPAVIAPVWDINHIFDEDSSLGQISKALFGYNGNPSLSEALAYLAYFMVVVSASVRQGRPVAQPRPSVEA